Part of the Tenebrio molitor chromosome 4, icTenMoli1.1, whole genome shotgun sequence genome, CTAAATAGGCCAActcgattttgaaaattgattaaaatGTCTCCAAAACTCTAGCATAAATCTTATATCCCATTCATAATCCGtcgtttaaaaatataaaattagcGAAATCACTAAATAGGTTTACCTTgcaaaggtacagaaaagtttttaGTTGGCAAATATCTTCAATTATTAGgtatacagagtgattcacatagcccgttcgttagaaactttctgatttcccaaaatcttATTAATACGAAAATTGGTAGTCGACTATAGTCAACTGCTCCAGGttcaaataatatattttcaaaatggcgacacttccggaaataccgaaAATCGAcgccatatttatttttttaaacggaaaggtgccatttttatttcacattTGGATTCtgtgttaaatttttagtttagaACGTCCTTCTGTTAATACTTATCTGTTATCGTTTGTCAcctatgtaatttttttctcaaaaaagcGAGGGTGCAgggctttattaaaaaatttataactcttgaactatcgcaaataaataattgattttttttattgaattcctaaaggtttGGCTGATCTTTTGAGAcattagtgacattttttttaatgtttcatatgcctactgcaatttttcaaaattgataatcaaGAAACGGcgaaaactcatttttttaaatagcaactaccatttttgacactagatataaatgtaaaatttaattttaaggccagttttattaacattatgtatgcctatttcCAGCCGTTGTGGCCTAATttctgttttttaaataaattattctctttttttatcaagcaattgttttatttgaatttttattcaaaaatagcattgcaataaatacaCTAAcgggcacaaaaaacgactcacctcgcgactcactttgaattttaagtaattcattgtcttagatttttttttttttggtatcatgttgtattgtattgctatttaagttattctttgccaaagaatatccgacaaacaaaacactaAACACAGGAAGTaagaatttaatgaaaaatgataaaagttattttttagaaaaaaaatttatcatatgaaaagttgtcaaaatttgaacagtattttcaattagtatctcgtattgtcatattaaatcttttaacacataaaacaaccgacaaaaacacaacatggaagtagcgcaaacttttcaataatttatttaaacaaaacaattcggttgccatggtgaccatagcactcccgatctttgaaaatatcccaatttaattgcaattttacAGTCGTGAGCAAGTATTAACGGCTGCGTCTCAGAAACTATTAgttatacaaaaaaatgtatggaaaAGATTCTgttcaaaattgaataaataataagttGCAGGATTAAGCTGAACAATTTTTAGGGCTGGGTTATCGGAGTTATCGTCCAAAGTTCCTACTGTTTTGCAACTTTTCCCTAGACTAGGCAGATTATGGTCAActttctaattaattaaaatttatatcaTCCGTTTTgggttatatttttaaataaaaattttcaaaaaatttccgactatggaattttaaaaaatatttttttccgtgATTATTGAATTTTGGTGGTTTTCGGTTTCGCTCACTGAAAATAATAGAGCAAAGATGGCAACTGAATCAGtagtgaggaaataatatttatccAATATtaatatcgtgttttactagttagttttaattgagtaaactgggctataactagtctgttgttataacccacgttgccatttgcaccgtgggttataacatacataacccacgttgccattagcaccgtgggttattaacgtccataacccatcgggagcagaatttcatcaataatgtcattatctaaaaattttggaatattggataaaacgttgtatggcatacgtgggttattaagtactacccactcgagataataacctactcgggcaagccctcgtaggttacaaatacctctcgtgggtaatatcttaaataacccacttataccataaataactatttctcaCTGTCAGCGGagtgaatgttttgcgagtttgtcgatagagtgcgccaaatatgttgtactgaaagtttttttaaatctatttttaaaatactttctgaatattagtaactaaagcttgtcttatttttgacttatgtatttaaatttgtaacctgttatttagatttcaattgaCGAAAAATCGTGAAATTGCTTGGggtttacagagattttgttgaagttgTTGAAGAAaaatgctgcccgaaatttcgattccgcgactgtattttatgatcatggaaaaaatcagaCTCAACACACATGAGCAAATGTTCATTAAATCACTCGTACGGTTGGGGTCCTCGCCTTCGGTTCGGACGCCCAactaaactaggcaaaaatgaatagggaatttttcaatttttgaattttttataaatacagtttaaaatttgtaatgaaatgtgttaaaaatataaatatatacacattaaaaGTAATCtttcaagtacctgtaacatttaaaatttatctagtgtttaagaatacgtgggaggattgagacaattattttgctttccaagaaaaattgtggaattccctattcatttttgcctagtttattttgctcacttgtattgaaaatagctatttaaagaattttgtatGTTTGAAAACGTTCAGTAAGCAACAATTGCTTTACTTTGTGGATTTGAGATAACACTTCTTCTTGtcaatttgattttaaatctCATCTGACATAATGAGATGCTTAAATTCAAGAAGTAAACCCACATTTGACTAAATGAACGAATATTGAAATTCCTACGAAATTCGATAAAAACcgatttttaaattgtcaaaaatatgttttctaCAATCGATGTAGAAAGTAGGTCTTTGCGCTTGCATTTGACAGcgcaaagttgacgttttctGAGGACTGTCACTTTGTCGCTCACGCGCGAAAAAATGCCTACAAAACGCTCGCTCttcgaattttttgttaaaatcagaTGTCCAGTGATTATTGTAACTAGTGACAACGAACAAACAGAAAGAATTGTTGTGTCAGTTTGTGTCGgtgttctttgtgtttttacaaaaaacattgcTCAAAAGCCTGTAGAAGGAAGGGAAACTGTTGAGGAAGCGTTTTCGTGTACACCTCCCGAAATTGTAAGTGCAGCAAAAGAACCAGAATGCACACTTCCAGAGCATggattacttttcaaaaaccgtaattattgtacttttaatggcaatattgtgaataattagtttctgattttaagaaggtattacattgatttggtccaaataaaataatatgtagtagtGCTTTTGGGTTGGTAAACTCTTTGAAGTTAACTGGAGATTAAGCATTGTTCATGAAAACTTTCGTTTTGTATTATCCCTTTCTCTCAGGTAGGTGCTTCATTATTTACTTACACCATATTTATCCATAATTTTGGTTGTTTTTACATTGCGAGTTGATTAGAGGcaaatcgtaaaaaaataaaatacacttGTTACAAACCAATTTAATAATGatacaaatataaaattgaaaatcatatttttaatCAACAGTAAGAGTCAATTAATTAtcttaataaattattgtaggttCACAATGGAACGGatcatttcatttaaatgtaattataaACGGCAGAGAGATTCGTATGAACAAAATTGCCTTAGTcgctaatttaattaaataaattcctgTCAATACAGATAATTATTCTAAATGCAATCACAATAGAACATTTCTGATAACTGATAAAGCAAAATAAAGTAGTGTAGTTATGTTGTTGTTAGCTTagttaatattattttctttcgcAAGCTCTTGGTAAGCATCGTTAatcatttggaatttttgtttGGCGTACGGATCATTTGGATTCTTGTCAGGATGGACTTCGAGGGCCAATCTTCTGTAGCTCCTTTTGATTTCAGACGAAGAAGCAGTAGACTCAAGGCCAAGAATACTGTAGGCCTCATTAACAGGTTTTTTTATTGATGAGAGAGCAACAATAGATTCTTTCTCATCGCCAACTTTCTTGAACTTGTAATCTCGGTGCcgttcacttaaatttaatatcTCGTTAGCACCCTTTGCACAATTACACAATAAGTCGAACATTCTATCGGCTAGCTTGGAGCTGATATCTTCAACGATTTCATCGACGTCATTCTTACAATTACCATCTTGAAGTTCACGGTCTAGATAAGAAACAAACTGATTGCTGCATAGCACCAGATCTATTGTACCTTTAACGGTGTCAAACGCGGCCATTAAAAAGTTAATTTGTTTGTTCTCAAATAATCCTAAAAGCTCAAAGCCAACTTGTTTGGCGGTGTTTTTAACTTCGTCACCTTCCAAAAATCCCTCAACAGTTTCGTTGATCGTATCGGTCGAGTTGGTTCGAAGTTTTTGCATCAGACGCTCATTGGACCTTATCGAATCGCTTACTGATTTTTGAAAGCTCTCcttgattttttcaataatatcTTCAAGCAACAAATATAACAATGGCTTAAGAACTTTTTCTTCAACAACCGATTTCACAACTTGCTTGGCCGTATTTTTGATTACATCTTTGGCAAAGTTAACAAGCAGCTGAGATCTGGTCAGAGCACCCAACTTTCCggcttgatttaatttttggagtTCAGACAGTTTGTCCAGTCCTCCCAGTTGTTGAAACTTATCCAAACTACCCATCTGTTTCAACTTTACCAATTCATCCAGTTGTTGGGCTTTGGTCAGTTTGTTGAATTGTGCTGTTATCAACTTCATTTCAAAGACATTTCCGAGTTTGTCAACTATTTTGGCCAATTTGTTGCAAAGCCCCTTCAAATAGGTGCTCTTGCGCAGGAACGTCGACAATTTTCTGCAGAAGCTAACAGCTTTCGACAAAATTTTGACCGCCTGGGTGACGGCGCTGATACCGAAAGTGATCAAACTGATGccataagaaataaatttgctTTTTATGAAGTCCTTTTGGTCGAATTCAGAACAACCATTGGATATAAGTTCCATCACTATGTCCATGATGCTTTCGGAAATTAACGTACCTGCGATGCCGCTCATAATCGGGAACACCGGCACGAAGATAAATCCCACAGTTAAGGCAGCAATTCCTGCTGAGATTTGACCTGCAGCTGTGTAAATTATAACGTTTGGAATGTCGTGTATCTCTTTTAGGGCGTAAATAGTGTCGACTCCAATCGATTTAAGCTCAGAAAGCTCAGAGTTAGCGACTTTCAGCTGAGACCCGCCGCTCATTTTTTCAAAGTTCTGCAAGGTTGTTGGAGCTTTTCCGTTAAAGTCTAACCCTCCTGAGGTTGTATCAATTTGCTTAATCAAATGGTCAATGTTTCCGTTGTGCATTTGCAAGCAGTATAGACGCGAGTAGATGTGTTTTAAGAACAAGTTTTCCTCGTTGTCATCAAGcagaatattttcaaaatctggattctttttattttcgtttACTGTTAGGTACTCCTcaatgtaatttatttctttttcaataGCCGCTTTGGCATGTTTCAGCTGCTTCAGTGCTTTACGCTTGTAGTCTTCATCCTTACTGACACCAacataaaaaacattaatcgTTGCCTTTTTGAATCTTGACATCACTTCTTCGCCACTCATAATAGCCAATTCAAAAAGTTTCAAATGAAGACCTGCTAACAGTTCGTAATTGTCGGTACCAGTCATTTCAACAGCTTGTTTCAAAACTTCTGAAGCTTGTTCTCTGTAGTTTTCTTCTAGGTAATATTCGGCCAGACCAATGCAATAAAACGGATTGTGGCTGATTGTGCCGTTGATTATTGGATGCGCTTTGttcaaaaacttttcaaattCTTGCTTGGGATTTGTATTTGCAATATTCGCTGccttaaaatttttcttttcaagcCAAAATGCCCAGAATTCTTTCAAATCTTCTAGAACAAACATGAAATTTCTTGTTGCTTTTATTTGCTTCAAATTTCTATAGAACTCTGAAAAgtactcaaaaattttgtctttGAAGTTCAGTTCTTTGACCAACACTTCTTTGATCTGTTTCAATCTTTCCCTTTCAAGACGATCTCGCTCTTGCTTAATTCTAGTAAAATCTGGATCGTCGTCAACTATTCTAAGTTCATCAACTTCACTTCGACGAATGATCAGTTGAGCAGTACCATTGTTACCTTGACGTGACGTTCTTCCAAATGCTTGTCCCTCAACTCGTAAGTTGCATGGGAGGAAAGCGACACAAACGTGCAAGCCACCCTTTTCTTCCAAATCCTTTTCTGTTTTGAAGTTTGTACCACGTCCCGCAATATTTGTGGCGAGAATTATGTCACCTATCTTCACTTTGTTCTCtgtttctttgacattatCCTCGCTGGCATATATTCTAATTCTAAAATCGgtattttgtaatatttctAAGTTTCTTTTGACAGTAAGAAGGTCTTGTTCAGTTTCGCATATCACCAAAACAGCTCGTTTTTCTTCGATTTTTTCTAGTACTTCTATTGCAACACGACGGTCCCAAGAGGAATCGTCGGCAATTAAGCCTGGAATTTCTTCAAATTTCTTCTGTTTGTAGGTCGGTAGCTTGGCGTAATTTATGTTGTAAATGTGCGAAAGAAGTTCTTGTTCCGCGCTAGAGCCCAAAGTTCCAgtcaatccaaaaatatttttatcttgat contains:
- the LOC138128660 gene encoding uncharacterized protein is translated as MKRTECINRKNEKRKIETLAKQSTPDTIESDAKILTKLLARISYDSEDITKCAKLLLKKYGYDFDHQFKLVENIQKFDEVLEQVELQQQKPLFVIFGKPTKRWILFCVICSQDGKNKILYKDPSGALISYKLEIKLNDKFGNPKLIAQTNQDQETDDEYSYGPLCIRNLKIMLNLFKENPTKFVNEFSQIAFAQPTTIKEEQLKNVIKLTNQLGENEDFKTALKEFINKLPLDIGHGMLEYQKVLEEELEKGEEHADLNKIKEARMKYLNQETVDQLQINYKLNAKDKERKEYELEIQKKFPNEMKTLNDILEFLEKVKVDQQLYDAVENISEILDIDYLKMKSFYELKLKKEDRSQDKKLTSDKIDDISKNLPPPKESLTTDDTPLNQLLSEITLRMDQPDAPPSQHSQEDIHQLETKYYLVKSKYEQWKDSDIQAVNKWAVAIKGRLGVGDDEVCETIAIMDRALNLLTGGHRLRDTQILAVLIFFHNQKNQGRLCQIKTGEGKTVIISLIAVIRALQGVTVDVITSNPILAASGVDETRTFYSAFGLTVSTNNPVENDKSDFKIGYTADVLYGTISNFQFDYLKDTFEGFNLRHERRFGQVILDEVDSMLVDNGGHIAKLASPYPGMESLRYIYIKIWQEFHKAEQSLIEESDKKFKEFLQHYSDKEETNVDYEKFIQEMILSERKIIKQKIKDSNPTDVPLVPAHLKEYVKRKLDLWIRNALHAKYNCHEHQQYRIITNDSGERVVSPVDYLNTGVTLKNTIWSNGLHQFVQLKHNLYLTFESLTSSFISNIGYIKNYQDKNIFGLTGTLGSSAEQELLSHIYNINYAKLPTYKQKKFEEIPGLIADDSSWDRRVAIEVLEKIEEKRAVLVICETEQDLLTVKRNLEILQNTDFRIRIYASEDNVKETENKVKIGDIILATNIAGRGTNFKTEKDLEEKGGLHVCVAFLPCNLRVEGQAFGRTSRQGNNGTAQLIIRRSEVDELRIVDDDPDFTRIKQERDRLERERLKQIKEVLVKELNFKDKIFEYFSEFYRNLKQIKATRNFMFVLEDLKEFWAFWLEKKNFKAANIANTNPKQEFEKFLNKAHPIINGTISHNPFYCIGLAEYYLEENYREQASEVLKQAVEMTGTDNYELLAGLHLKLFELAIMSGEEVMSRFKKATINVFYVGVSKDEDYKRKALKQLKHAKAAIEKEINYIEEYLTVNENKKNPDFENILLDDNEENLFLKHIYSRLYCLQMHNGNIDHLIKQIDTTSGGLDFNGKAPTTLQNFEKMSGGSQLKVANSELSELKSIGVDTIYALKEIHDIPNVIIYTAAGQISAGIAALTVGFIFVPVFPIMSGIAGTLISESIMDIVMELISNGCSEFDQKDFIKSKFISYGISLITFGISAVTQAVKILSKAVSFCRKLSTFLRKSTYLKGLCNKLAKIVDKLGNVFEMKLITAQFNKLTKAQQLDELVKLKQMGSLDKFQQLGGLDKLSELQKLNQAGKLGALTRSQLLVNFAKDVIKNTAKQVVKSVVEEKVLKPLLYLLLEDIIEKIKESFQKSVSDSIRSNERLMQKLRTNSTDTINETVEGFLEGDEVKNTAKQVGFELLGLFENKQINFLMAAFDTVKGTIDLVLCSNQFVSYLDRELQDGNCKNDVDEIVEDISSKLADRMFDLLCNCAKGANEILNLSERHRDYKFKKVGDEKESIVALSSIKKPVNEAYSILGLESTASSSEIKRSYRRLALEVHPDKNPNDPYAKQKFQMINDAYQELAKENNIN